AGCGCCGCAGTCGTTCGGGATATTGGTCGAGCAACGTGCGGTAGAGCGCCGCGATCTCTTGCACCATGGTCTCGGCCCGGAAGGCAGGATCGACACGACGCCGGCCCGCCTCGCCCATCCGCCTGCGCAAGTCCGGGTCCGCCAGCAACCGCGTGACCGCATGCGCCAACCCATCGGCGTCGCCCGGGCGGACAAGGTAGCCAGTCTGGCCCGGGATAACGACCTCCGGAGCACCGTCGAGGTCGAACGAGACGCACGGCTTGCCCATGGCCAGTGCTTGCGGCAGCACGCGCGCTAGACCTTCCCGCAGCGACGTGTGCACGAGGACGTCCATCGCGGAGAGCATCTCCGGAATACGCTCGCGGTCGACGAGCCCGGCGAAGACGAAATGTCGAAGGATGCCTTGCTCCTGCGCGCGTTGTCGCAGGTGATCGAGGAGGATGCCGTCGCCGACCAGAAAGAAGCGCACGTCTGGATTTCGTCGGACGATGGCCGGCGCGGCATCGAAGAGCTGATCATGTCCCTTCAAATGGAACAACCGCGCGATCTTGCCGACGACACGGGCACCTTCGGGAATACCGAACTCACGACGCACCGCGGCTGGATCGACGCTGGGGTTGAGATACCAATCCAGCTCCATGCCGCTGTAGACGGTGGTAAACAGTTCCGGACGCCCCATGCCGGCAACGATGGCCCTCTGAGCCATCAGGCTCGAGACGCTGATGAAATGGTCGGTGAGCGGTACGCACATCCTCTCCGTGAGCCACCACAGACGGTTCACCAACCACGATTGATAGTCGTGAAACGCCAGGCCGTGCACGGTGTGGACGATGAGCGGTGCTCCTGCGGCCTTCGCCGCGATGCGACCGAGCACGCCTGCCTTCGAGGAATGTGTGTGAACGATGTGGTAACGCCCAGCGCGAATCAACCGGTACAGCTTCCACAGGGCCACGAGATCCGCCAGGGGACTGACCGCGCGGCCCAGCTCCGGCACGATGGCCAGCTTCGTGCTGTTTCGTGCTCGTACCAGCAGATCTCCTTCCGGACCGCGGTCGACGCCGCTGACGAGCGTGACGTCGTATTCCGGCAGACGGTCCAGGCCTTCGACGGAGAGCAGCGTGTTTTCTTGGGCCCCGCCGACAATCATCCGCGTGATGATGTGCAGGACCCTGACGGGTGTGTCGACGCTCATGGGCGACGTGATTCTAGCACCTCGTTCATGCGTGTCGCGGTGCAGTCACGAGCTGCCCGTCGCATACAGTCTCACGTTGTCGGTTGGCAGTGTCGTTCGGCTGACCATCTCGCGATGCCACAACTCGAGCATGAGCAGGTTCCACAGACGGAAGCCATGATCGGCGCGGCCCTCCAGGTGGGCGGTGACGAGCTGCTGGACCGCCGCGGTGTTGAAGCAGTCCCGAAGGAGCGTGGGCTCCGCGATCAGCGTGTCCGCGAGCAGGCCCTGCAACGGTCCCCGCAACCACTGACCGACCGGTACGCCAAAGCCCATCTTCCCCCGCGCCATGTTCTCTGGAGGCAACACATCCGCGAACGCGCGCCGGAGGAGGTACTTGGACACGCGGCCTCGCAGCTTGAAGGCGACCGGCAGGCGGGCCGCCAACTCCATGACCTCGTGATCGAGCAGCGGGGATCGCGCTTCGAGGCTGTTGGCCATGGAGGTGATGTCGACCTTGACCAACAGATCGAAAGGGAGATACGCCGCGACATCCACGGCCATGGCGGCATCCACAGGATCGAGATCGGCGGCGGTGGCAAACAGCGACGCCATCCAGTCGACAGGACGCCGGCCATCGAGCGCCGCCCACATGCGGTTGCGGTACAGCTGCACCTTGTCTGCTTCGGTGAAATGTCCCGTGGAGCCACCGACCCAGCGGCCATATCGCTCAGCGGGCGACTCGGTCAAGGCGGTCAGGAATCGACTCGCGCGCTGCCAGCGATTCTTGAAGTCCCTTGATGAGGGCAGGAGGCCGCCAGCGGCCCGCGCTGTCATCGCCAGGCCGGGGACGCGCTGGATGCGTGCAGCGAGGCGGCTGGCGAGGTAGCGCTGATAGCCGGCAAAGCTCTCGTCGCCGCCGTCGCCCGTGAGCGCGACGGTGACGTGCCGGCGCGTCATCTCCGACACGTAATACGTGGGGATCGCCGAGGCATCCGCAAACGGCTCGCCGAAATGGCGCACGAGCTTTGGCAATATCGCCAGCGCGTCGGGCTTCACGATGAACTCGTGATGGTCGGTGCCGAAGCGCGTGGCGACGCGGCGGGCGTGCACGAGCTCGTTGTAATCGGCTTCTTCGAAGCCGATCGAGAAGGTCTTGACGGGACCACTGGACAGGCCCGCCATCAAGCCGACGATGAGGCTCGAGTCGATGCCGCCTGAAAGGAAAGCCCCCAGCGGGACGTCGCTGATCATTCGCAAGCGCACCGCCTCGGTCAGCGTGTCGCGAAGTGCCTCGGCCGCCTCCGCTTCGCTCAGCCGCAACTTCGCCTGATAGCCAAGCGACCAGTATCGCTCGAGACGAGTGACCGGCCCTGCCGGCGTCAGTGTCAGCGTTAGATAATGCGCTGGCGGCAGCTTGAAGACGTTCTCGAAGGCGGTTTGTGGGGCTGGCACGTAGCCCCACGACAGATAGGTGTCTATGGCCGGCAGATCGACCGTTCGTGGCACGGCGGGGTCGGCGAGCAGGCTCTGCAGCTCCGAGGCGAAGAGCAGGCGCCCGCCGGCGGTCGTGTAGAAGAGCGGCTTCTTGCCAACACGATCGCGCGCCAGCAGCAGTCGCCGGCGAGGAGCGTCCCACAGAGCAAAGGCGAACATGCCGCGGAGACGCGTGAGACAGTCGAGTCCCCACTTCTCGTACGCGGAGAGGATCACTTCCGTATCGGTGCGGGTGCGGAAGACGTAGCCGTCCTGCTCGAGCTCGCGGCGCAGCGTCTGAAAGTTGTAGATCTCGCCGTTGAAGGTGATCCACACGCTGCCCTGGCGATTGGAAAGCGGTTGACGTCCGGCAGGCGACAGGTCGATGATTGCGAGCCTCTTGTGACCGAGCCGACACCAGGCGTCGGCCCAGACCCCCTCGTCATCGGGCCCGCGGTGACGCTCTCGTTCGAGCATCGGCTCGAGGGGCTCACCTGGCGGCTTTCCGGTCAGCGTCACGGCTCCGGCGATGCCACACATAGACGTCGGTATTGTCGCCCGCTCGGCCGTCCCGTTCAACTGCGAGGGTCCATGGTGCCACGAGCTTCGAGTCTCACTCACGAACACCTGGCGACGGTCGTTGCTACGGAAGCGGCCATGCGCGGGCTGGGCCCAACGGTCCGCGTGCTCGACGCGGGATGCGGTAGCGGCGCTATGCTGGCGTACTTCGCTCGCGCTCTCGAGCAGATCGATACCGATCGTGAGTACGAGCTGTACGGGTTCGACGTTGCCGACCGCGGTCCAGAAGGGCACGGCTTCCACGATGGGCTGGTCGCACGACTAGCGGTCGCCGATCCACGTACGGACTGGGCCCGTCGAGTCTCGGCGATCCGCCAGGCCGATCCTTGGCCCTATACCGATCAGAGTTTCGACGTTGTCGTGTCGAACCAGGTGCTCGAACATGTCTTCGATCACCATCATTTTTTTGGCCAGCTTTCGCGGGTGCTGCGCCGAGGGGGGTTCTCCGCGCATCTCTTCCCGCTAAGGAACTACGTCTACGAAGGTCATCTCTTGATCCCTTACGTCCACCGCGTGAAGGAGCACGACCTGCTGTGCTGGTATATCAAGTGGTTGAGCCGGCTCGGCTTTGGTCGGTATCGGCAGCACCGCCGTGATTCGGGCACCAGCCTCGAGATCTTTTCAGAGCGGCACGCTGACTACATGCACTATTTCACGAATTACCTCAGTTACCATGACGTGATCCAACTGGCGAAGACGCATCGCCTTCGTGCGTCTTTCCGCTATACCGGGGACTTCTACGCGCGTAAGGTACGTGACGTGCTCGGGCGGTCTCCGCGGTGGCGGTATCATCGAACCGTGGCTCCCCGGCAGTGGATTAGCACTGCGGTGCTCAAGTACGCCAACTGCATCAGCCTGTTCCTGGAACGGCAGGAGCGTTACAGTGGCGGCTAGCACCCGCGCCAGCATGGGCTACAATACCTACCGGCGCTGGCGATGATTCGAGCGAGATGCTGACACCACCATCGGGATCGAATCCTGGACCCGACCCAACCTCACTAGCCGGCCACGACACCCACCGGCCTCCGGTTCAGCGGTGGACTCCTGAGGATGATGAGCATCAGATCCTCGACCACGTACGGCTGCTTTGGGGCCGCCGTCGCCTGGTCATCGTTCTCACGCTCGTCGGTGGACTCGGAGGGCTTGCCGCTGGGCTGCTGGCGACTCGAGCCTACGAAGCGCAGACCATCCTCGGTGTGAGCCAAACGCAGCTGGACGCAAGTCAACGGGAGCAACCGGCAGACGCCTTGCTCGGGACGTTCAGGTCGATTCTCACTAGCCAGGCAATCGCCCG
This genomic stretch from Luteitalea sp. harbors:
- a CDS encoding glycosyltransferase is translated as MSVDTPVRVLHIITRMIVGGAQENTLLSVEGLDRLPEYDVTLVSGVDRGPEGDLLVRARNSTKLAIVPELGRAVSPLADLVALWKLYRLIRAGRYHIVHTHSSKAGVLGRIAAKAAGAPLIVHTVHGLAFHDYQSWLVNRLWWLTERMCVPLTDHFISVSSLMAQRAIVAGMGRPELFTTVYSGMELDWYLNPSVDPAAVRREFGIPEGARVVGKIARLFHLKGHDQLFDAAPAIVRRNPDVRFFLVGDGILLDHLRQRAQEQGILRHFVFAGLVDRERIPEMLSAMDVLVHTSLREGLARVLPQALAMGKPCVSFDLDGAPEVVIPGQTGYLVRPGDADGLAHAVTRLLADPDLRRRMGEAGRRRVDPAFRAETMVQEIAALYRTLLDQYPERLRRFDGQERQPIALKNVTTHGAPPRR
- the asnB gene encoding asparagine synthase (glutamine-hydrolyzing), whose translation is MCGIAGAVTLTGKPPGEPLEPMLERERHRGPDDEGVWADAWCRLGHKRLAIIDLSPAGRQPLSNRQGSVWITFNGEIYNFQTLRRELEQDGYVFRTRTDTEVILSAYEKWGLDCLTRLRGMFAFALWDAPRRRLLLARDRVGKKPLFYTTAGGRLLFASELQSLLADPAVPRTVDLPAIDTYLSWGYVPAPQTAFENVFKLPPAHYLTLTLTPAGPVTRLERYWSLGYQAKLRLSEAEAAEALRDTLTEAVRLRMISDVPLGAFLSGGIDSSLIVGLMAGLSSGPVKTFSIGFEEADYNELVHARRVATRFGTDHHEFIVKPDALAILPKLVRHFGEPFADASAIPTYYVSEMTRRHVTVALTGDGGDESFAGYQRYLASRLAARIQRVPGLAMTARAAGGLLPSSRDFKNRWQRASRFLTALTESPAERYGRWVGGSTGHFTEADKVQLYRNRMWAALDGRRPVDWMASLFATAADLDPVDAAMAVDVAAYLPFDLLVKVDITSMANSLEARSPLLDHEVMELAARLPVAFKLRGRVSKYLLRRAFADVLPPENMARGKMGFGVPVGQWLRGPLQGLLADTLIAEPTLLRDCFNTAAVQQLVTAHLEGRADHGFRLWNLLMLELWHREMVSRTTLPTDNVRLYATGSS
- a CDS encoding methyltransferase domain-containing protein produces the protein MVPRASSLTHEHLATVVATEAAMRGLGPTVRVLDAGCGSGAMLAYFARALEQIDTDREYELYGFDVADRGPEGHGFHDGLVARLAVADPRTDWARRVSAIRQADPWPYTDQSFDVVVSNQVLEHVFDHHHFFGQLSRVLRRGGFSAHLFPLRNYVYEGHLLIPYVHRVKEHDLLCWYIKWLSRLGFGRYRQHRRDSGTSLEIFSERHADYMHYFTNYLSYHDVIQLAKTHRLRASFRYTGDFYARKVRDVLGRSPRWRYHRTVAPRQWISTAVLKYANCISLFLERQERYSGG